A part of Terriglobus roseus genomic DNA contains:
- a CDS encoding DUF4126 domain-containing protein produces the protein MTLACSPAEKYTEPAASEAIVSFTPGNLAALIIAASFSAGLNTYATLLTLGLAAHTRWVQLPPGLEVVGNWWVIGVCSVLFLAEFIADKVPTLDVAWNALHTVVRIPVAALLAYRATEHLTPPMQIAAIAAGAAIAALAHTSKTALRVAVTPSPEPFSNIALSSTEDVAAVGLTWLATSHPWLSASIVLVLLGIALFAIRWVIRLFRRAFRSGVAALPQPPMP, from the coding sequence ATGACACTGGCCTGCTCTCCCGCTGAGAAGTACACTGAGCCCGCCGCATCGGAGGCCATCGTGAGCTTCACTCCCGGTAACCTTGCCGCGCTGATCATTGCCGCCAGTTTCTCTGCTGGCCTTAACACCTACGCCACGCTGCTGACTTTGGGACTGGCCGCGCACACGCGCTGGGTGCAACTTCCGCCTGGTCTGGAGGTGGTGGGCAACTGGTGGGTGATCGGAGTCTGCTCTGTGCTTTTTCTCGCGGAATTCATTGCTGATAAAGTTCCGACTCTGGACGTAGCCTGGAACGCACTCCATACCGTCGTGCGTATTCCAGTCGCGGCGCTGCTGGCTTATCGAGCCACAGAACACCTCACGCCGCCAATGCAGATTGCCGCTATTGCTGCGGGCGCGGCCATTGCCGCTTTGGCGCACACATCCAAAACTGCACTTCGCGTGGCCGTGACTCCATCGCCGGAACCCTTCTCAAACATTGCGCTTAGCAGTACAGAAGACGTGGCCGCCGTTGGCCTAACATGGTTGGCCACCTCCCATCCGTGGCTTTCCGCCTCCATTGTGCTTGTGCTTCTCGGGATCGCTTTGTTTGCGATCCGATGGGTGATACGGCTTTTTCGACGGGCCTTCCGCAGCGGTGTCGCCGCACTTCCGCAACCGCCCATGCCATAA
- a CDS encoding branched-chain amino acid transaminase: MPIQTTDKIWHNGTLIPWADANIHVMSHVVHYGSSVFEGIRAYTQGEKAGIFRLREHMQRFIDSARIYRMPLPYSLDELCQAVVDVVDANNVAPCYIRPVAFRGYGEIGVNPLKSPVEIYIANFPWGKYVQGNQGADVCVSSWNRLAPNTMPSLAKAGANYMNSQLIRMEAEINGYVEGIALDRNGYLSEGSGENLFLIREGKLFTSPLANSVLNGITRASVIQIAKDFGIEVVEQALPREMLYLCDEAFFTGTAAEVSHLRSVDRILIGDGSMGPVTKKLHDEFFALVNGGKSDRYNWLTPVNVRVAETVGA, encoded by the coding sequence ATGCCCATCCAAACAACTGACAAAATTTGGCATAACGGCACCCTGATTCCCTGGGCCGATGCCAACATTCACGTGATGTCTCACGTGGTGCATTACGGCTCGTCCGTATTTGAAGGCATCCGCGCCTATACACAAGGCGAGAAGGCGGGTATCTTCCGACTTCGTGAGCACATGCAGCGCTTTATTGACTCTGCGCGCATTTATCGCATGCCCCTTCCCTACTCACTTGATGAGCTTTGCCAGGCAGTTGTCGATGTGGTCGATGCAAACAATGTAGCTCCTTGCTACATCCGTCCCGTAGCTTTCCGCGGATACGGTGAGATCGGCGTCAACCCGCTGAAGTCGCCGGTTGAGATCTACATCGCAAACTTTCCCTGGGGTAAGTATGTGCAGGGCAACCAAGGCGCAGACGTCTGCGTATCCAGCTGGAACCGCCTTGCACCGAACACCATGCCGTCGCTTGCGAAGGCTGGCGCCAACTACATGAACTCGCAGTTGATCCGCATGGAAGCTGAGATCAACGGCTATGTGGAAGGCATTGCGCTGGACCGCAACGGCTATCTTTCCGAAGGCTCGGGCGAGAACCTGTTCCTCATCCGCGAGGGCAAGCTCTTTACCTCGCCTCTTGCGAACAGCGTGCTCAACGGCATCACTCGCGCCTCAGTCATTCAGATTGCGAAGGACTTCGGCATTGAAGTTGTCGAGCAGGCGTTGCCGCGCGAAATGCTGTATCTCTGCGACGAAGCTTTCTTCACCGGCACCGCTGCAGAGGTTTCGCACCTGCGTTCGGTGGATCGCATTCTCATCGGCGACGGTTCCATGGGTCCTGTGACGAAGAAGCTGCATGATGAATTCTTCGCCCTGGTCAACGGTGGCAAGAGCGATCGTTACAACTGGCTCACGCCGGTCAATGTGCGAGTGGCAGAAACCGTCGGCGCATAA